One Drosophila kikkawai strain 14028-0561.14 chromosome 3L, DkikHiC1v2, whole genome shotgun sequence genomic window carries:
- the LOC108073475 gene encoding uncharacterized protein, which translates to MGKRVEKRRGKPWLLVLPLVIALILAASAPAVTSLAALPKDDAVGDAAFAAKILEVPEPNSAVQDWSLLCKELCGAGLGVASTPGGAKHAILRPELDVAKCRQLCGLPRAEWGDKICSSFCQQRSRSLPGCSPCQQEVQRKQEEDVWREEMMASGVQGKTTYGSGSERPMPMPMLGEAVQVATAAPIVAAAETDATTAAPDWNEVCKVLCKTGDGGSLCNCDLSPFFT; encoded by the exons ATGGGAAAGCGTGTGGAAAAGCGACGGGGAAAGCCTTGGCTACTCGTCCTGCCATTGGTTATTGCCTTAATCCTTGCTGCGTCTGCGCCGGCCGTGACGTCATTGGCGGCGCTGCCGAAGGACGATGCCGTGGGGGATGCTGCGTTCGCAGCCAAAATCCTTGAAGTCCCAGAACCCAACAGCGCAGTTCAGGATTGGAGTTTGCTGTGTAAAGAGCTCTGCGG AGCTGGCCTGGGCGTTGCCTCAACGCCTGGTGGGGCCAAGCACGCGATCCTGAGACCGGAGCTCGATGTGGCCAAGTGCCGGCAACTGTGTGGACTGCCTAGAG ccgAATGGGGCGACAAGATCTGCTCGAGCTTCTGCCAGCAACGAAGTCGCTCCCTGCCCGGCTGCAGTCCCTGCCAGCAGGAGGTGCAGAGAAAGCAGGAGGAAGATGTTTGGAGAGAGGAGATGATGGCCAGTGGAGTGCAGGGCAAGACTACATACGGTTCCGGATCCGAAAGGCCaatgccgatgccgatgctCGGGGAGGCGGTCCAAGTGGCCACCGCTGCACCGATAGTAGCAGCAGCGGAGACGGATGCCACGACTGCGGCTCCGGACTGGAACGAAGTGTGCAAGGTGCTCTGCAAGACTGGCGATGGCGGGTCTTTGTGCAACTGTGATTTATCGCCGTTCTTTACCTAA